From a region of the Candidatus Brocadia sp. genome:
- the groL gene encoding chaperonin GroEL (60 kDa chaperone family; promotes refolding of misfolded polypeptides especially under stressful conditions; forms two stacked rings of heptamers to form a barrel-shaped 14mer; ends can be capped by GroES; misfolded proteins enter the barrel where they are refolded when GroES binds), with the protein MAKQLSFNEDARAAIARGVTKLAKAVKVTLGPRGRNAVLDKGYGSPTVTKDGVSVAEEMELKDPYENLGARLVREAASKTSDVAGDGTTTATVLTEAIFLEGLRRVTSGADPMSLNRGMRKALDKVVEKLKEMSKKLKNQAEIASIGSIAANNDPEIGKMIADAMDKVGKDGVITVEEGKALETNVDVVEGMQFDRGYLSPHFVTNPDSMEVEFKDPYILIFEEKISAIKGLVPLLEKIAKTGKPLFIIAEDVEGEALATLVVNKLRGTLSCAAVKAPGYGDRRKAMLDDIAVLTDGKAIFKDLGIQLEGIDIRELGRAKKVTIDADNTTIIQGAGSADSISGRIKQIRNEIDVTTSDYDREKLQERLAKLAGGVAQILVGAATESEMKEKKARVEDALHATRAAVEEGILPGGGVALLRAADALNDLKLKGDEAMGVDVVKNALMAPAKQIFKNAGLEGSVVVKKILESKDKTFGYDAEKETYCNLLDAGVVDPTKVARSALQNAVSIAGILLTTECIITDIPKKEDEKMPAGMGGGMRGMGGMGGMGGMGGMGGMGM; encoded by the coding sequence ATGGCAAAGCAGCTATCCTTTAATGAAGATGCAAGGGCGGCTATTGCACGAGGTGTTACAAAACTTGCCAAGGCGGTCAAGGTTACCCTGGGTCCCAGGGGCAGGAATGCTGTATTAGATAAGGGATACGGGAGTCCCACCGTGACGAAGGATGGCGTGTCGGTGGCTGAAGAGATGGAATTGAAAGATCCTTACGAAAATTTAGGAGCCAGGCTGGTGCGGGAGGCTGCATCGAAAACCAGTGACGTTGCGGGTGATGGCACCACGACGGCCACGGTCCTTACGGAAGCGATATTCCTGGAAGGGCTCAGGCGCGTGACGTCCGGGGCTGATCCTATGTCGCTCAACAGAGGGATGCGCAAGGCCTTGGACAAGGTTGTGGAAAAACTCAAAGAGATGAGTAAAAAGCTCAAAAATCAGGCAGAGATCGCAAGTATTGGCTCCATTGCGGCAAATAACGATCCGGAGATTGGCAAAATGATTGCCGATGCTATGGACAAGGTGGGGAAGGACGGTGTTATTACCGTGGAGGAAGGAAAGGCTCTTGAGACCAATGTGGACGTGGTGGAAGGCATGCAATTTGACCGCGGCTATCTTTCTCCCCATTTTGTTACGAATCCTGATTCCATGGAGGTTGAATTCAAAGATCCTTACATTCTGATCTTTGAGGAAAAGATATCCGCTATTAAAGGGCTGGTCCCGCTTCTGGAAAAGATTGCAAAGACGGGAAAGCCTCTTTTTATTATTGCTGAAGATGTCGAAGGTGAGGCATTGGCAACGCTTGTGGTCAATAAACTTCGCGGTACCCTGAGTTGTGCTGCAGTAAAAGCCCCCGGGTATGGCGACCGCAGAAAGGCGATGCTGGACGACATTGCTGTTCTTACCGATGGCAAGGCGATCTTTAAAGACCTGGGCATTCAACTGGAAGGGATAGATATCCGCGAACTGGGACGGGCCAAGAAGGTTACCATTGACGCCGACAACACAACGATTATCCAGGGGGCGGGAAGCGCCGATTCAATCTCAGGACGCATTAAGCAGATCCGCAATGAAATTGATGTGACGACATCTGATTATGACAGGGAAAAGCTGCAGGAGCGCCTGGCAAAACTTGCCGGAGGTGTTGCGCAAATATTGGTGGGCGCAGCGACGGAAAGTGAGATGAAGGAAAAGAAGGCCAGGGTGGAGGATGCACTGCACGCCACGAGGGCTGCCGTTGAGGAAGGTATTCTTCCTGGCGGAGGCGTCGCGTTGTTGCGGGCTGCGGATGCATTGAATGACCTGAAACTGAAGGGCGATGAGGCTATGGGCGTTGACGTGGTAAAGAATGCCCTGATGGCGCCCGCAAAGCAGATATTTAAAAATGCAGGTCTGGAAGGATCGGTTGTCGTCAAAAAGATATTGGAGTCCAAGGATAAAACATTTGGATATGACGCTGAAAAAGAAACCTATTGCAATCTTCTTGATGCCGGGGTCGTAGACCCGACGAAGGTGGCGCGGAGTGCATTACAAAATGCCGTGAGTATTGCGGGTATCCTGCTCACTACCGAATGCATCATTACCGATATTCCGAAAAAGGAAGACGAAAAGATGCCGGCAGGTATGGGGGGAGGAATGAGAGGCATGGGTGGCATGGGAGGAATGGGCGGTATGGGTGGTATGGGAGGAATGGGAATGTAG
- the dnaJ gene encoding molecular chaperone DnaJ, translating into MEEDFYKILGVDRNASGEEIKKAYRKIALKYHPDRNPGNKEAEQIFKKAAEAYGVLGDPDKKRKYDQFGMDGLKGTGAPGYSTFEDIFDAFGDIFGGGSIFEDFFGGGRARGKAARKGASLKCDIEVDFKDVATGVEKKIELTKREVCDVCRGSGARDGTSPAVCPYCRGKGEVQQSQGFFTLRTTCPKCHGAGKIIESPCAKCGGSGRCPKKSIISIQVPPGVEDSTRLRLTGQGESGENGAPSGDLYCDIHVKPHPIFKRQGDDVLCEVPVSFAQAALGCTIEVPTLAGTIIQVKIPKGTQNNEVIPIRGEGFPNLHGYRKGNLLVQVIVEVPTKMTSRQEELLREFAELEKKNISPRQKKFFEKMKDLF; encoded by the coding sequence ATGGAAGAGGATTTTTACAAAATTCTGGGTGTTGACAGAAACGCGAGCGGGGAAGAGATAAAAAAGGCGTACCGGAAGATCGCCTTAAAATATCACCCTGACCGGAATCCCGGCAATAAAGAAGCTGAACAGATCTTCAAAAAGGCTGCCGAAGCTTATGGAGTGCTGGGCGACCCTGATAAAAAGCGGAAGTATGACCAATTTGGAATGGATGGTCTGAAAGGCACAGGGGCGCCTGGTTACAGCACCTTTGAGGATATTTTTGATGCCTTTGGGGATATTTTTGGCGGCGGAAGTATTTTTGAGGATTTCTTTGGAGGAGGCCGCGCCCGTGGAAAGGCTGCACGAAAAGGGGCGAGTCTCAAGTGTGATATTGAGGTCGATTTTAAGGATGTCGCCACTGGTGTCGAAAAAAAGATTGAGTTAACGAAAAGGGAAGTCTGTGATGTGTGCCGTGGAAGCGGCGCCCGCGACGGTACCTCTCCTGCTGTATGCCCATACTGCAGAGGAAAGGGGGAGGTGCAGCAGTCGCAGGGTTTTTTCACCCTGCGGACGACGTGTCCGAAATGTCATGGGGCCGGAAAGATAATAGAATCCCCTTGCGCAAAATGCGGGGGTTCGGGGCGCTGTCCGAAAAAATCAATTATCTCTATTCAGGTGCCGCCGGGAGTTGAGGATAGTACCCGGCTGAGATTGACGGGACAGGGAGAGTCAGGGGAAAACGGGGCCCCTTCAGGAGATTTGTATTGCGATATTCATGTGAAACCCCATCCGATTTTTAAGCGACAGGGCGACGATGTTCTGTGCGAGGTGCCCGTCTCTTTTGCTCAGGCCGCATTAGGCTGTACTATTGAGGTTCCCACCCTTGCCGGCACGATTATTCAGGTAAAGATTCCCAAGGGAACTCAAAACAATGAGGTTATTCCGATTCGGGGGGAAGGTTTTCCGAATTTGCATGGATACAGGAAGGGGAATCTGCTGGTGCAGGTGATTGTGGAGGTGCCTACGAAAATGACCTCACGGCAGGAGGAATTATTGCGTGAGTTTGCGGAACTGGAAAAGAAAAATATTTCTCCCCGGCAAAAGAAATTTTTTGAAAAGATGAAGGATCTCTTCTGA
- the der gene encoding ribosome biogenesis GTPase Der, protein MWGKRGAKVAAKGSLIQLTKILFFETMTIPVVTIVGRPNVGKSSLLNCLAKRRISIVEPTSGVTRDRVSTDIQHKGCLFELIDTGGMGVKDADGLTDEIEAQIEIALHQADLVLFVADIREGITPLDTMVAEKLRRLRKKVILIANKVDTPKLEYHVPDFHSLGFGDPLPISALEGYGRSELLDTIVSLLPAPSPEAVSPEPLLKLAIVGKRNAGKSTLINTLAKEDRVIVSDVPGTTRDSVDVRFEIRGKPYLAIDTAGLRKKRQVKDSIEFYSMARAQRSIRRADVVLFLIDATLKVSEVDKKLGDYIVSEYKPCIIVINKWDLVSGVETEKFNDYIYQCLPGLSFAPISFISARNNVHVMEMLGLASELYDQSRVRVTTSELNQALEEALTLHRPTRTKAKSPKIYYTTQVSVAPPTFVLFVNDPKLFDSDYERYLSNQLRNKLPFSEVPLKFHFRARTKSALNPV, encoded by the coding sequence ATGTGGGGAAAGAGAGGGGCAAAAGTCGCTGCCAAAGGCAGCCTGATTCAATTAACGAAAATACTATTCTTTGAAACGATGACTATCCCCGTTGTTACCATTGTCGGCAGGCCGAATGTAGGAAAATCTTCACTACTCAACTGCCTTGCAAAACGCAGAATCTCTATCGTTGAGCCCACCAGCGGCGTCACGCGGGACCGTGTCTCGACGGACATCCAGCACAAGGGGTGTCTCTTTGAGCTTATCGACACCGGAGGAATGGGGGTAAAGGATGCTGATGGTCTTACGGATGAGATTGAGGCCCAGATTGAAATTGCGCTTCACCAGGCTGATCTTGTCCTTTTTGTCGCAGATATTCGCGAAGGCATAACTCCCCTGGATACGATGGTGGCGGAAAAATTACGTCGGCTGAGAAAGAAGGTGATTCTCATTGCAAACAAGGTCGATACCCCAAAGCTGGAATATCATGTGCCGGACTTTCATTCCCTGGGATTTGGCGATCCCCTCCCCATCTCAGCCCTTGAAGGATATGGGAGATCAGAATTACTGGATACGATTGTTTCGCTCCTGCCGGCGCCAAGCCCTGAAGCGGTTTCTCCTGAGCCGTTACTGAAACTTGCCATCGTGGGGAAACGAAATGCAGGAAAATCAACCCTCATTAACACCCTGGCAAAGGAAGATCGGGTTATTGTAAGCGATGTGCCCGGCACGACCCGCGATTCCGTGGATGTGCGGTTTGAAATCAGAGGCAAGCCATATCTGGCGATTGACACAGCAGGCCTGAGGAAGAAGCGGCAGGTCAAAGATTCTATCGAATTTTATAGTATGGCGCGCGCACAGAGATCGATCCGCCGGGCTGATGTGGTTTTGTTTCTTATTGATGCAACCCTCAAGGTTTCTGAGGTAGATAAAAAACTGGGTGATTATATCGTCTCCGAATACAAACCGTGCATCATTGTAATAAATAAATGGGACCTGGTTTCGGGGGTGGAAACAGAAAAATTTAACGACTACATCTACCAATGTCTGCCGGGGCTCTCCTTTGCCCCTATCTCTTTCATCAGCGCCAGGAATAACGTACACGTGATGGAGATGCTGGGCCTGGCATCAGAACTCTATGACCAGTCCCGTGTCCGGGTCACGACGTCGGAATTAAATCAGGCGCTGGAGGAGGCGCTTACTCTGCATCGACCGACACGCACGAAGGCAAAGTCTCCGAAAATTTATTATACTACCCAGGTGAGTGTTGCCCCGCCAACCTTTGTCCTTTTTGTGAATGATCCTAAACTGTTTGACTCTGATTACGAACGATATCTTTCCAATCAGCTCCGCAATAAACTGCCCTTTTCCGAAGTCCCCCTGAAGTTCCATTTTCGGGCAAGGACGAAGTCCGCGTTAAATCCTGTTTAG
- a CDS encoding LamG domain-containing protein — MTVSAWFHKNAHDTTRNDAIFSGFRSGANRQNREGFELRFPASAPDTLEFMLVTQDGGGARTNRIIRRTLLNSVGNWYHAVGTYNQTTGQQKLYVNGELVRTFTHPAGNTVVPLSFYPDMRIGHSRINHGYFNGVIDDVRLYNYALNDQEIKSLYNAFTDDLQARYALDEGAGTIAGDSSGNGNHGEVSGGAAWTTGQTGNGLGFDGVDDSVTIPRINNDEVSVCAWFYKNANDTAQNDAIFGGFRNSSDVQRREGFALRFPPGNPDTLQFLLVTQDGSGTRIMRTAQRNLINSVGSWHHVTGTYNKTTGEQKLYVDGALVNTQMHSAGNTIVPLNTYDVMGIGHLRVNGGHFNGVLDDIRLYRRALTDQEALDIYNN; from the coding sequence GTGACTGTTAGCGCATGGTTCCATAAAAACGCCCATGATACGACGCGGAATGACGCTATATTCAGCGGGTTCAGAAGTGGCGCGAATCGGCAAAATCGTGAAGGGTTTGAATTGCGGTTTCCCGCAAGCGCCCCAGATACCCTTGAATTTATGCTTGTTACCCAGGATGGGGGTGGCGCCAGGACGAATCGGATTATCCGGCGAACCCTTCTGAATTCCGTTGGCAATTGGTATCATGCCGTTGGCACCTATAATCAGACTACAGGCCAACAGAAGTTGTATGTAAACGGGGAATTGGTTCGTACGTTCACGCATCCGGCAGGAAACACGGTCGTGCCTTTATCGTTTTATCCCGACATGCGAATAGGACATTCGAGGATTAATCACGGTTATTTCAATGGTGTCATCGATGACGTCCGCCTTTACAATTATGCCCTGAACGACCAGGAAATCAAAAGCTTGTACAACGCCTTTACTGATGACCTGCAGGCCCGGTATGCCCTTGATGAAGGGGCGGGGACGATTGCCGGTGATTCGTCAGGCAACGGCAATCATGGTGAAGTCAGCGGAGGAGCGGCATGGACAACGGGGCAGACCGGGAATGGACTGGGTTTTGACGGTGTGGATGACTCTGTGACGATTCCCCGAATCAACAACGATGAGGTCTCCGTCTGTGCGTGGTTCTATAAAAATGCCAATGATACGGCACAGAATGACGCCATCTTTGGCGGATTCAGGAACAGTTCAGACGTGCAGCGCAGGGAAGGATTTGCGCTGAGATTTCCCCCAGGCAATCCTGACACCCTCCAGTTTCTTCTCGTAACGCAGGATGGAAGCGGCACAAGGATCATGAGAACAGCCCAAAGGAATTTAATCAATTCAGTTGGAAGCTGGCACCATGTCACGGGCACCTATAATAAGACAACGGGTGAGCAGAAGTTGTATGTAGATGGCGCACTGGTGAATACCCAAATGCATTCTGCAGGGAATACGATCGTGCCATTGAATACGTATGATGTTATGGGAATAGGGCATTTGCGGGTAAATGGAGGGCATTTTAACGGCGTCCTTGACGATATTCGTCTTTACCGGAGGGCATTGACTGATCAGGAGGCGCTGGACATTTACAATAACTGA
- the groL gene encoding chaperonin GroEL (60 kDa chaperone family; promotes refolding of misfolded polypeptides especially under stressful conditions; forms two stacked rings of heptamers to form a barrel-shaped 14mer; ends can be capped by GroES; misfolded proteins enter the barrel where they are refolded when GroES binds): protein MAAKQLLYDEDARKLLQKGIKQLADTVRVTMGPTGRNVILEKGFGAPSVTKDGVTVAKEVELKNPFENMGAKMVCEVASKTSDVAGDGTTTATIFAEAIFNEGLKNVAAGANPMAIKRGIDKAVEIVVAELKKLSKPVKGRAEIGQVGTISANNDASVGNLLADAMDKVGKDGVITVEEAKGIETTLTVVEGMQFDKGYLSPYFITDAQNMEVVLEDAYILIHEKKVSSMKDILPLLEKIATSGKPLLIISEDVEGEALATLVVNKLRGVLSCAAVKAPGFGDRRKAMLEDIAILTKGRAITEDLGIKLESIGIEDLGRAKRITIDKDNTTIIQGSGKKTDIQARITQIKNQIEQTTSNYDKEKLSERLAKLAGGVAVIHVGAATEAEMNEKKARVEDALHATRAAVEEGVVPGGGVAFIRAMPALDEARKKFKGDEKVGVDIVAKALESPLRQIASNTGVDGSVVVEEVKELSTNMGYDANTGKYVDMLSAGIVDPAKVSRVALQNAASVAGLLLTTETIITELKEDEEEMEVAGSIH from the coding sequence ATGGCGGCAAAGCAATTACTGTATGATGAAGATGCCAGAAAATTGCTCCAAAAAGGGATTAAACAGTTAGCAGACACCGTTCGGGTAACCATGGGCCCTACAGGAAGAAACGTGATTCTTGAAAAAGGATTCGGTGCGCCCTCGGTTACCAAAGATGGGGTAACCGTGGCAAAGGAAGTCGAACTGAAAAATCCCTTTGAAAATATGGGGGCGAAAATGGTTTGCGAGGTTGCATCGAAAACCAGCGACGTTGCAGGAGACGGCACAACAACGGCTACTATTTTTGCTGAAGCAATCTTTAACGAAGGATTGAAAAATGTGGCGGCAGGAGCAAATCCAATGGCAATTAAAAGGGGTATTGATAAGGCCGTGGAAATTGTCGTTGCAGAATTAAAGAAGTTGAGTAAACCCGTGAAGGGTCGGGCTGAAATTGGTCAGGTGGGGACGATTTCCGCAAATAATGACGCATCGGTTGGCAACCTGCTGGCAGACGCTATGGATAAGGTTGGCAAGGATGGGGTAATTACCGTGGAAGAGGCCAAAGGGATCGAGACGACGCTGACCGTTGTTGAAGGGATGCAATTCGATAAAGGGTATCTTTCCCCGTACTTTATTACGGATGCGCAGAATATGGAGGTCGTCCTGGAGGATGCCTACATCTTAATTCATGAGAAAAAGGTCTCCAGCATGAAGGATATTCTTCCCTTACTGGAAAAGATCGCAACGAGCGGAAAGCCATTATTGATTATTTCTGAAGACGTAGAAGGAGAGGCGCTGGCAACCCTGGTGGTTAACAAGCTCCGCGGTGTGTTAAGTTGCGCAGCGGTAAAAGCCCCCGGTTTCGGAGATCGCAGAAAAGCAATGCTGGAGGATATTGCCATACTGACCAAGGGACGCGCCATTACCGAGGATTTAGGCATAAAGCTGGAAAGCATCGGCATCGAAGACCTTGGCCGCGCAAAGAGAATTACGATCGACAAGGACAATACGACGATTATTCAGGGTTCAGGAAAAAAGACAGACATCCAGGCAAGAATTACTCAAATCAAAAATCAGATCGAGCAGACAACCTCCAATTATGATAAAGAAAAGCTGAGTGAACGGCTTGCAAAGTTGGCGGGTGGCGTTGCCGTTATTCATGTCGGAGCCGCTACGGAGGCAGAGATGAATGAAAAGAAGGCGCGCGTGGAAGATGCGTTGCATGCAACCCGGGCAGCGGTTGAGGAAGGCGTTGTTCCTGGCGGAGGCGTGGCCTTTATCCGGGCAATGCCGGCTCTTGATGAAGCGCGGAAGAAATTCAAGGGAGACGAAAAAGTTGGCGTGGATATCGTTGCGAAGGCGCTCGAGTCGCCCTTACGCCAGATTGCATCAAACACCGGTGTCGATGGCTCCGTCGTTGTTGAAGAAGTAAAAGAGCTGTCGACCAATATGGGATACGATGCTAATACGGGAAAGTATGTGGACATGCTCAGTGCCGGTATCGTCGACCCGGCGAAGGTATCTCGGGTCGCTTTACAGAACGCAGCAAGCGTTGCCGGGCTGCTGCTGACCACGGAAACCATTATTACCGAATTAAAGGAAGATGAGGAAGAAATGGAAGTCGCAGGCAGTATCCATTAA
- the groES gene encoding co-chaperone GroES — protein sequence MIRPLDDRVVIEPMEAEEKTAGGILLPDTAKEKPMKGKIIAVGEGKMLESGKRAELLVKKGDKVLYGKYAGTEVTVDGKEYLVMRESDILAKIE from the coding sequence ATGATCAGACCATTAGATGACAGGGTAGTGATTGAACCCATGGAAGCAGAAGAGAAGACAGCCGGAGGAATTCTGTTGCCTGACACGGCAAAAGAGAAACCGATGAAGGGAAAGATTATCGCCGTTGGCGAAGGGAAGATGCTGGAAAGCGGGAAAAGGGCTGAGCTTCTGGTGAAAAAGGGAGACAAAGTCCTTTATGGAAAATACGCCGGGACCGAAGTTACCGTGGACGGTAAGGAATATCTGGTGATGAGAGAAAGTGACATTTTAGCGAAGATCGAGTAA
- a CDS encoding zinc ribbon domain-containing protein, with the protein MPTYDYKCSACSHSFELFQHIKENPVKKCPACGKLKVERVIGAGGAVIFKGSGFYQTDYRSEEYKSKAKKEAEPVKSEKSETKATEKK; encoded by the coding sequence ATGCCGACGTATGATTATAAATGCAGTGCTTGCAGCCATTCGTTTGAATTGTTTCAGCACATTAAGGAAAATCCCGTAAAAAAATGTCCCGCCTGCGGAAAACTGAAGGTAGAGCGGGTGATCGGGGCGGGCGGAGCGGTTATCTTTAAGGGGTCAGGTTTTTATCAGACCGATTACCGGAGTGAAGAATATAAGTCAAAAGCCAAAAAGGAAGCCGAACCGGTAAAATCTGAAAAATCAGAAACCAAAGCAACGGAAAAGAAATGA
- a CDS encoding biotin--[acetyl-CoA-carboxylase] ligase, which produces MIHTNHDNNLIQTSGKHPAKKSVHGETHGNEPASVKNGSDTLVRQPRNGAILPETPKRLQPDEITRELKTKVVGSSVITYEQTTSTMDIAKRIARTGFKNGTVIFAEEQTQGKGRSGHSWFCPRYKGLLFTLLLRHTIPQDHLCLFVGTMAVSITETIRETLHLPAEIKWPNDILIGRKKVGGVLVEWERGRKNQSVFLVGIGLNVNSSEEELPKQTRLPATSLSLESHSFIDRISLAKALLHDIDRWFSILKDEHFGYITEQWKNLCITVGETLTMKDGGAEYTGKVIDISNNGGLMLRLDNGQIKTFRGEHATITS; this is translated from the coding sequence ATGATACACACAAACCACGACAACAACCTAATCCAAACCTCAGGCAAACACCCGGCCAAAAAATCCGTGCACGGAGAAACGCACGGAAACGAACCAGCGTCTGTAAAAAACGGCAGCGATACGCTCGTCCGTCAGCCACGCAACGGGGCCATATTGCCGGAAACACCGAAACGTTTACAGCCGGATGAAATCACCAGGGAACTCAAAACAAAGGTCGTGGGCAGTTCCGTGATAACGTACGAACAGACAACCTCAACCATGGATATTGCCAAGCGAATTGCCCGCACGGGTTTTAAAAATGGAACGGTAATTTTCGCCGAGGAACAAACTCAGGGAAAAGGGCGTTCTGGCCATTCGTGGTTCTGTCCCCGATATAAGGGTTTGCTATTCACTCTCTTGCTAAGGCACACCATACCGCAGGACCACCTCTGTTTATTCGTGGGCACAATGGCCGTTTCGATCACAGAAACCATACGCGAAACATTGCATCTTCCGGCTGAGATTAAATGGCCCAACGACATCCTGATCGGCAGGAAAAAGGTTGGCGGTGTATTAGTAGAATGGGAACGGGGACGAAAAAACCAATCGGTATTTTTAGTTGGAATCGGACTGAACGTCAATAGTTCCGAAGAAGAGCTGCCAAAACAAACGCGTCTGCCGGCGACCTCGCTTTCTCTGGAAAGCCACAGCTTTATCGATCGTATTTCTCTTGCAAAGGCGCTGCTTCATGACATTGACCGGTGGTTCTCCATACTGAAAGACGAGCATTTTGGATATATTACCGAGCAATGGAAGAATCTTTGCATTACCGTTGGTGAAACGTTAACCATGAAAGACGGCGGCGCTGAATACACGGGCAAGGTCATTGACATCTCAAATAACGGCGGTTTAATGCTGAGGCTGGATAACGGGCAGATAAAGACATTCCGAGGCGAACACGCCACCATTACATCTTAA
- a CDS encoding AAA family ATPase produces MRSIALLNQKGGVGKTTTTANLGACLSILGKKVLTIDMDPQANLSVHLGVDIHNLKHSVYHLIMGECKPEEVIVHTKVPGLDIIPSNIELSGAEIELVGIVGRETVLKEYLGDVLDQYDYVLVDCPPSLGLLTLNVLTFVRELFIPLQTEFFALQGVSKLLDTFEVVRKRLNNHLEITGIIFCMYTSRARLCNEVIEKVKEYPPLGDKAFNTIIRKNVKLSESPSHGKPIIAYAPGSHGSEDYLALAKEVLQQENGKKVV; encoded by the coding sequence ATGAGAAGTATTGCATTGCTTAACCAGAAAGGTGGCGTGGGAAAAACCACGACAACTGCGAATCTGGGTGCCTGCCTCTCAATACTGGGGAAAAAGGTGTTGACTATTGATATGGATCCTCAAGCCAATTTGAGTGTGCACCTCGGCGTGGATATTCACAATTTGAAACATTCTGTGTACCATCTCATTATGGGGGAGTGCAAGCCGGAAGAAGTGATTGTGCACACGAAGGTGCCGGGTCTGGATATTATTCCTTCCAATATAGAACTCTCCGGTGCAGAGATTGAGTTGGTTGGCATTGTAGGGAGAGAGACGGTGCTCAAGGAATATCTGGGGGACGTTCTCGATCAATATGATTACGTCCTTGTTGATTGTCCTCCCTCCCTTGGTTTGCTTACGCTGAATGTTCTGACTTTTGTGCGCGAGCTCTTTATTCCCTTGCAGACCGAATTCTTTGCCTTGCAAGGGGTAAGTAAATTGTTGGATACCTTTGAGGTGGTTCGGAAGAGACTCAATAATCATTTAGAGATTACCGGGATTATTTTTTGTATGTATACCAGCCGCGCCCGGCTTTGCAACGAGGTTATTGAAAAGGTAAAAGAGTATCCGCCGCTTGGGGATAAGGCGTTTAATACGATTATTCGAAAGAATGTAAAACTCTCGGAATCGCCAAGCCATGGTAAGCCAATTATCGCCTATGCGCCTGGCTCTCATGGTTCCGAAGACTATTTGGCCCTGGCGAAAGAAGTGTTGCAGCAGGAAAACGGCAAAAAAGTAGTTTGA
- a CDS encoding PocR ligand-binding domain-containing protein — translation MEPIRRLKIDFEKELISPIQLYLMSILNTCDVVYDVDGEVVGEVNASSYCKTLRFVSGRKDLCLTYSRELAKSAIQFKKPFEDVCPGGLTMLSLPLCLDEKTVIGAHCVTISNPLRSKFSVYDIAAQFQVDARILWDAVKKTPAIPRPILKIAHEQAILTTELMSKTMGRMHILKQSEAAMAKKYHEAEEIFKNHKDK, via the coding sequence ATGGAACCGATTAGACGCTTAAAGATCGATTTCGAAAAAGAACTCATTTCCCCCATTCAGCTCTATTTGATGAGCATCCTGAACACCTGCGATGTGGTGTATGATGTGGATGGAGAGGTGGTTGGAGAAGTGAACGCCTCTTCCTATTGTAAAACCCTTCGGTTTGTCAGCGGGCGAAAAGACTTATGTCTGACTTACAGCCGCGAGCTGGCAAAAAGCGCCATCCAATTCAAAAAACCCTTTGAGGACGTGTGTCCGGGCGGTTTAACAATGCTTTCCCTGCCGCTTTGCCTGGATGAAAAAACGGTTATCGGAGCGCATTGCGTGACAATTTCCAATCCGCTCCGCTCAAAGTTCAGTGTCTATGATATTGCTGCACAGTTTCAAGTCGATGCCCGAATTCTTTGGGACGCCGTGAAAAAAACGCCGGCGATACCAAGGCCCATTCTAAAGATTGCCCATGAACAGGCGATTTTAACAACCGAGCTGATGTCAAAGACTATGGGCCGTATGCATATCTTAAAACAGAGCGAAGCGGCAATGGCAAAAAAATACCATGAAGCTGAGGAGATTTTCAAAAACCATAAAGATAAATGA
- a CDS encoding DNA gyrase inhibitor YacG, whose product MVHDIPTFPFCSERCKLVDLGAWLDEKYRIEEPVSAEALKELEKKERREHG is encoded by the coding sequence ATGGTACACGATATACCAACCTTTCCTTTTTGCAGTGAGCGGTGCAAGCTTGTTGATCTGGGTGCATGGCTCGATGAAAAGTACCGTATCGAGGAACCGGTGAGCGCAGAGGCGCTGAAAGAATTGGAAAAAAAGGAGAGAAGGGAACATGGGTGA